In Haemophilus parainfluenzae, the sequence GATGCTAATTCTTCTGCAATTGCACGGCCAATACCACGTGTTGCACCTGTCACTAATGCGATTTTATTTTGCATTTTTAATCCCCTTTTATGCTAATAATGCTTCAACAGCATCTAATGATGCCACATCGTTTACTGATGTTGCTTGTAATTCTGCCACGATACGTTTTGTTAAACCGTTTAATACTTTACCTGGGCCGATTTCAACTAAAACTTCTACGCCATCTTGCGCCATTTTCTCAACAGTTTCTGTCCAACGAACTGGGCTATATAATTGACGAATAAGTGCGGTACGAATTTCTGCACTTTCTGTTTCCGCTTTGACATCTACGTTGTTTAATACTGGTGTTGCTGGCGCATTAAGCGTAATACCTTCAAGTGTTACAGCTAATTGTTCTGCTGCAGGTTTCATTAATGCACAATGTGAAGGCACGCTTACCGCTAATGGTAAAGCACGTTTTGCCCCCGCTTCTTTACATAATGCAGCTGCACGTTCTACTGCCTCTTTCGCTCCAGCAATGACTACTTGGCCTGGTGAGTTAAAGTTTACTGCAGAAACCACTTCGCCTTGCTCTGCTTGTTTACATGCATTGATAATCGCTTCATTATTTAAACCAATAATCGCATACATTGCACCTGTACCTTCCGGTACCGCTTGTTGCATTAATTTACCGCGTAATTCCACTAATTTAATCGCATCTTTAAAATCAATGACACCTGCACAAACTAATGCTGAATATTCACCTAAACTGTGGCCTGCCATCACGCTTGGTTGTAATTGTGGGTATTTTTCTTGCCATACACGGAAGATCGCAACGGATGCCGCTAATAATGCCGGCTGAGTTTGCCAAGTTTTATTTAATTCTTCTGCTGGACCTTGTTGAACCAAGTTCCATAAATCATAGCCAAGCGCTTCAGATGCTTGTTTAAAAGTCTCCGTGACTACCGGATATTCGTTAGCAAGATCAGCTAACATGCCAACAGCTTGAGAACCTTGTCCTGGAAAAACCATTGCGAATTTTTTCATGTTTTCTTCCTATTTCTTCATCGTTTAAATGTTGAAAGTGCGGTCAAATTTAACCGCACTTTTAAAATTCTGTCGGGATTCTAACAAATTAATTAGAATCGCACCAATGCTGAACCCCAAGTCCAACCACCGCCAAAAGCTTCGAGTAGAAGCAATTGACCGCGTTGAATTCGGCCATCACGCACCGCTTCATCTAAAGCCGTTGGCACAGTCGCCGCACTGGTATTGGCTGTACGATCAAGCGTTACTACTACTTGCGACATATCCATCTCTAATTTTTTTGCTGTCGCCGTAATAATACGTAAATTCGCTTGATGCGGCACAAGCCAGTCGATATCTGTTTTTTGGAGATTATTGGTAGAAAGGGTTTCTTCCACCACATTAGAAAGCTCACGTACCGCTAATTTAAAGGTCTCATTACCTTGCATTTCAATATAGCCAGATTTCTCCACGCCACGCTCAGCTTGTGGAAGTAGTAATGCCGCATTGTTATCTGGCGATGCATGTAAATGCGTTGAAATAATGCCTTCTTGCTCTGATGCTTCTAAGATCACCGCACCGGCACCATCGCCAAATAACACAACAGTGCTACGATCGGTTTCATTTAATTTACGTGAGTTAAGATCTGCACCAATCACAAGGGCTTTTTTCACGCTACCTGAACGAATAAATTTATCCGCTACACCTAAAGCATAAACAAAACCGGTACAAGCCGCCGCTAAGTCAAAAGAAATCGCATCTTCAATGCCTAATAAACCTTGAACTTGGCAAGCTGAACTTGGATAAGCGTGAGAACCACTGGTTGTCGCAACGATGATCAATTCAATTTCTTGAGGATCAAGATTGGCCATTTCAAGTGCTTTTTTGGCTGCTTCACATCCCATTGTTGCGACAGTTTCATCTGCTGCTGCAATACGACGCTCACGAATACCTGAACGTGTCACGATCCATTCATCTGAAGTATCAACCATTTTTTCCAAATCCGCATTGGTACGAATATGGCTCGGCAAATAGCTACCGGTGGATAAAATTCTACTATTCATAATATCAAAACTTATTAATTAATAACGTTGTAAACCTGCCAAGATTTTTTGTGGAATTTGCAAACGAGCTTGTAAAGCTGCATCCGCAATTGCACGAGCAAATGCATCCACATTTGCGCTGCCATGACTTTTCACCACAACAGCCGTTAATCCGAGTAAAGATGCCCCATTATATTCATCTGGGTTAATGCGTTTCAAGCGATGATAAGCATCCTTAAAGAAAAAACGCAGGATAAATTTGGCAAATGATTTAAAAATAGGCTGTTTTTCTTTTCCTTTTAGAAGAGATAACAGATTCTTAGCTGCCCCTTCAAGGGTTTTTAATGCAATATTTCCCGAAAACCCATCACTCACGATCACATCAGCCACACCATTTAATAAAAGGTCACCTTCAATAAAGCCGGTATAATTAAGTGCGGTCGATTTTTCTAATAAATTCGCGGCCTCACGAATGGATTGATGCCCTTTAATTTCTTCCACGCCGATGTTGAGTAAGGCAATGCGTGGATAAACTAAGTTCAATCGGTTTTCGGCAAAGATCGAGCCCATGACGGCAAATTCATAAAGATTTTGAGCAGAACATTCTACGTTTGCGCCTAAATCTAACATCACGGTTTTATCACCCGTCATCGACGGTAATAAGGATACCAACGCTGGGCGTTGAATCCCCTCTAAAGGCTGTAAGAGTACCTTTGACAATCCCATCAATGCGCCCGTATTCCCTGCGCTGACACAACCTTGCGCCTCACCTTTCTGAACCATTTCAATAGCTAAACGCATCGACGTACCTTTGCTATGACGCAATGCATGAGAAATACCTTGATTGTTATCAATAGTCTTAGTGCAATGATGAATTTGAATACGTTCTAAAAGAGAAGAAGGTGCATTTTCCAGTAAGGGGGAAATTTGTTGGCTATCGCCAAACAGCACTAAAGAGAGCATTGGATCTGCTTCCAACGCTGAAAGAGATGCGGGGATAGTAATACGGGGACCAATGTCCCCGCCCATCACATCTAACGCTAAGGTTAGACGGTTCAAGTGAATACCTTATAAGTAAAATTACTTATTGATCACTTTGCGACCACGATAGTAACCGTCAGCAGTTACGTGGTGGCGTAAGTGAGTTTCACCGCTTGCTTTATCCACTGATACTGCAGCAGTAGTTAATGCATCGTGTGAACGACGCATATCACGACGTGAACGAGATTTTTTGTTTTGTTGAACAGCCATTGGCTATACTCCTAAATTTAATTTACTTTTGCTTTAAATTAGCTAATACAGCGAACGGGTTCGGTTTTTTTGCCAATTCTTCAGGCAATTCGCCAAAAACCTGTTCGTGCGCGGACACTTCACAGTGTTCAGATGAATGCATTGGAACAAGCGGTAGAGCTAAAATAAGTTCGTCTTCCACTGCACCAAGTAAATCTATTTCACCAAACTCATTAAATTCGATTGGCTCATAAATTTCCGGCAAGTCATCAGCCTGATCCCAATTAGCCACTGGACTATACATAAAATGACATTCCAATGTTTGTTTGAATGGTTCGCCACAACGTTGACAGTCTAATTCGACATCAACCTGTACTTGCCCTTTCATCACCACTAATTTTTGTGGATCAATATAAAACGATAATGTTACCTGTGCATCGCTGAGCACTTTCCCCGTAGATTCAGCTAAACGCACTAACTGACTAGCGGTATAATAACCATCATAATCAATTCTTTGTTGAGCGTCTTTAACCGGATCAACGGTTAGGGGTAGTTTTACCTTTTGCATAGGGTGCGAATATTACCTGTTGTCAATAAAATAGTCAAAGGAAATTCGCACTAATTATGAGA encodes:
- the plsX gene encoding phosphate acyltransferase PlsX codes for the protein MNRLTLALDVMGGDIGPRITIPASLSALEADPMLSLVLFGDSQQISPLLENAPSSLLERIQIHHCTKTIDNNQGISHALRHSKGTSMRLAIEMVQKGEAQGCVSAGNTGALMGLSKVLLQPLEGIQRPALVSLLPSMTGDKTVMLDLGANVECSAQNLYEFAVMGSIFAENRLNLVYPRIALLNIGVEEIKGHQSIREAANLLEKSTALNYTGFIEGDLLLNGVADVIVSDGFSGNIALKTLEGAAKNLLSLLKGKEKQPIFKSFAKFILRFFFKDAYHRLKRINPDEYNGASLLGLTAVVVKSHGSANVDAFARAIADAALQARLQIPQKILAGLQRY
- the rpmF gene encoding 50S ribosomal protein L32; translation: MAVQQNKKSRSRRDMRRSHDALTTAAVSVDKASGETHLRHHVTADGYYRGRKVINK
- the yceD gene encoding 23S rRNA accumulation protein YceD is translated as MQKVKLPLTVDPVKDAQQRIDYDGYYTASQLVRLAESTGKVLSDAQVTLSFYIDPQKLVVMKGQVQVDVELDCQRCGEPFKQTLECHFMYSPVANWDQADDLPEIYEPIEFNEFGEIDLLGAVEDELILALPLVPMHSSEHCEVSAHEQVFGELPEELAKKPNPFAVLANLKQK
- the fabD gene encoding ACP S-malonyltransferase, encoding MKKFAMVFPGQGSQAVGMLADLANEYPVVTETFKQASEALGYDLWNLVQQGPAEELNKTWQTQPALLAASVAIFRVWQEKYPQLQPSVMAGHSLGEYSALVCAGVIDFKDAIKLVELRGKLMQQAVPEGTGAMYAIIGLNNEAIINACKQAEQGEVVSAVNFNSPGQVVIAGAKEAVERAAALCKEAGAKRALPLAVSVPSHCALMKPAAEQLAVTLEGITLNAPATPVLNNVDVKAETESAEIRTALIRQLYSPVRWTETVEKMAQDGVEVLVEIGPGKVLNGLTKRIVAELQATSVNDVASLDAVEALLA
- a CDS encoding beta-ketoacyl-ACP synthase III, whose protein sequence is MNSRILSTGSYLPSHIRTNADLEKMVDTSDEWIVTRSGIRERRIAAADETVATMGCEAAKKALEMANLDPQEIELIIVATTSGSHAYPSSACQVQGLLGIEDAISFDLAAACTGFVYALGVADKFIRSGSVKKALVIGADLNSRKLNETDRSTVVLFGDGAGAVILEASEQEGIISTHLHASPDNNAALLLPQAERGVEKSGYIEMQGNETFKLAVRELSNVVEETLSTNNLQKTDIDWLVPHQANLRIITATAKKLEMDMSQVVVTLDRTANTSAATVPTALDEAVRDGRIQRGQLLLLEAFGGGWTWGSALVRF